The Pseudomonas berkeleyensis genome includes a region encoding these proteins:
- a CDS encoding FliM/FliN family flagellar motor switch protein, with protein MTGIKKVHHGVPADSLTRLKPQKLGRHYHKIPHYIRELSNKYPRIISDYFLRNYRINLELLKVDVHEQVQQEAECVYRSPFGKVGFSMDRSLLTEALECYYGGTCLPNHEAPPISTSEQRMRNRLGVDVTQLFARSILAGSTFGKLEPHDNAYDEAVWEYVAEFHFTSHITGSQASIFIYLDTQLVDELTSRLTSPPPSAPVGSSLNQIRQLPVRLDCVVASLQMPLSQVLALRPGDILSMRLTERCDVQINQQKLFRGVIFEEEGSLFLTSLESVKTP; from the coding sequence ATGACTGGCATTAAAAAAGTCCATCATGGCGTGCCCGCCGACAGTCTGACCCGGTTGAAACCGCAGAAACTTGGCCGGCATTACCACAAGATTCCGCACTACATTCGCGAGCTCTCCAACAAGTACCCGCGGATCATCAGCGACTACTTTCTGCGCAACTACCGAATCAATCTCGAGTTGCTCAAGGTCGATGTACACGAACAGGTGCAGCAGGAAGCCGAATGCGTCTATCGCTCGCCATTCGGCAAGGTCGGTTTTTCCATGGATCGCTCGCTGCTGACCGAAGCACTCGAGTGCTACTACGGCGGCACTTGCCTGCCGAACCACGAAGCGCCACCGATCAGCACCTCAGAACAGCGCATGCGCAACCGCCTGGGAGTGGACGTCACTCAGCTGTTCGCCCGCTCGATTCTCGCCGGCAGCACCTTCGGCAAGCTGGAACCGCACGACAACGCCTATGACGAGGCGGTCTGGGAATACGTGGCCGAATTCCATTTCACCAGTCACATCACCGGTAGCCAGGCCTCGATCTTCATCTACCTGGATACGCAACTGGTCGATGAGCTGACCAGCCGCCTGACCAGCCCACCGCCCAGCGCGCCAGTCGGCAGTTCGCTGAATCAGATCCGCCAGCTTCCGGTGCGCCTGGACTGTGTGGTCGCCAGTCTGCAGATGCCGCTGTCGCAGGTGCTCGCCCTGCGTCCCGGCGACATCCTCAGCATGCGCCTGACGGAGCGCTGCGACGTGCAGATCAACCAGCAGAAGCTGTTTCGCGGCGTCATCTTCGAAGAAGAAGGCTCCCTGTTTCTGACATCTCTAGAGAGCGTGAAGACCCCATGA
- the fliN gene encoding flagellar motor switch protein FliN, with the protein MSSSISDNDFDSLINDAGLSSDEPLNESVISEAPMAQPHQDLSFFGKIPVNVTLEVASTEISLKELMDVDSGSVIVLDKLAGEPLDVKVNGALFAKAEVVVMNGNYGLRIVELSGTGLSGIGA; encoded by the coding sequence ATGAGCAGCTCCATTTCCGATAACGATTTCGACAGCCTGATCAACGATGCCGGTCTTTCCAGCGATGAACCGCTGAACGAGTCGGTGATCAGCGAAGCGCCCATGGCGCAACCGCATCAGGATCTGAGCTTCTTCGGCAAGATTCCGGTCAACGTCACCCTGGAAGTCGCCTCCACCGAGATATCCCTCAAGGAGCTGATGGACGTCGACTCCGGCAGCGTGATCGTGCTCGACAAGCTGGCCGGCGAGCCGCTGGACGTGAAGGTCAACGGTGCCCTGTTCGCCAAGGCCGAGGTGGTGGTGATGAACGGCAACTACGGCCTGCGCATCGTCGAGCTGTCCGGCACCGGTCTCAGCGGAATCGGCGCATGA
- the fliP gene encoding flagellar type III secretion system pore protein FliP (The bacterial flagellar biogenesis protein FliP forms a type III secretion system (T3SS)-type pore required for flagellar assembly.), whose product MTLRRLLHTALLLAALCCPLLAQAAGGDITLFNFNDTEDGQTLSVKLQILLMMTLLGFLPAMLMMMTCFTRFIIVLAILRQAIGLQQSPPNPILIGIALCLTLLVMRPVWQEVYTQAYVPFEADQISLEQGLGEGKRIISQFMLAQTSKNSLETMVTLAGEELPDDLAKLDFSLLLPAFVLSELKTAFQLGFMIFVPFLVIDLVVASVLMAMGMMMLSPMMISLPFKLMVFVLVDGWTLLVGTLTTSIQPY is encoded by the coding sequence ATGACCCTGCGCCGTCTGCTGCACACGGCCCTGCTGCTGGCGGCGCTGTGCTGTCCGCTGCTGGCCCAGGCGGCTGGCGGCGACATCACCCTGTTCAACTTCAACGACACCGAAGACGGCCAGACCCTCAGCGTCAAACTGCAGATTCTGCTGATGATGACCCTGCTGGGCTTTCTCCCGGCCATGTTGATGATGATGACCTGCTTCACCCGCTTCATTATCGTCCTGGCCATCCTGCGCCAGGCCATCGGCCTGCAGCAGAGCCCACCCAACCCGATCCTCATCGGCATTGCCCTGTGTCTCACCCTGCTGGTGATGCGCCCGGTCTGGCAAGAGGTCTACACCCAGGCCTACGTGCCGTTCGAAGCCGATCAGATCAGCCTCGAACAGGGCCTCGGCGAGGGTAAGCGCATCATCAGCCAGTTCATGCTCGCGCAGACCAGCAAGAACTCGCTGGAGACCATGGTCACCCTGGCCGGCGAGGAGCTGCCCGACGATCTGGCCAAGCTGGACTTCTCCCTGCTGCTGCCTGCCTTCGTGCTCAGTGAATTGAAGACCGCCTTCCAGCTCGGTTTCATGATCTTCGTGCCGTTCTTGGTGATCGACCTGGTGGTGGCCAGCGTGCTGATGGCGATGGGCATGATGATGCTGTCGCCGATGATGATCTCGCTGCCGTTCAAGCTGATGGTGTTCGTGCTGGTGGACGGCTGGACACTGCTGGTCGGCACCCTCACCACCAGTATCCAGCCGTATTAG
- a CDS encoding flagellar biosynthetic protein FliQ → MLTPEHAAELVAHAVYVTGIIVCVLVVPSLLGGLLVSIFQAATQINEQMLSFLPRLLITLGMLIFAGHWILRTLSDLFIETFRQAGHLVG, encoded by the coding sequence ATGCTCACGCCCGAACACGCCGCCGAGCTGGTGGCCCATGCTGTCTACGTCACCGGCATCATCGTTTGCGTGCTGGTGGTGCCGAGCCTGCTCGGCGGCTTGCTGGTGAGCATCTTCCAGGCCGCCACGCAGATCAACGAGCAGATGCTCAGCTTCCTGCCGCGCCTGCTGATCACCCTGGGCATGCTGATCTTCGCCGGCCACTGGATTCTGCGCACGCTCAGCGACCTGTTCATCGAGACCTTCCGGCAGGCCGGGCACCTGGTGGGTTGA